The Bacteroidota bacterium sequence AAAAATAAAGGAGCTGGTATTGGTTTATTATTAGTAAAAGGTTTTTTGGAAAGAAACGGTGGTGAAATTTGGGTGGAAAGCATAGAAGGTGAAGGTTCCTCTTTTTATTTTACCTTACCAATAAACAAGCCCGCTGACAAAATGGAAAGTCTAAACAAGCTAGACCTTAATTAGAGCACTAGCTCGACTTTTATAAGAAATCTTCAAGCGAAAATTTAAGGAGCTTTGGCATTTGTGTATTCAAGACATAATCCGCATTGAAAATACCAAAATGGCAGCAAATATCAAACAACAGTAGTGTTTCTAAAAGGTCTGGATTGTAAACACTATGAAAAAATCCTATACAACACTCGTAAAGCTCAAATAGAACAGGAACCCGAACTTTTCAAAAAACTCAATAATGACATTTGGGAATTT is a genomic window containing:
- a CDS encoding type II toxin-antitoxin system RelE/ParE family toxin, with the translated sequence MFLKGLDCKHYEKILYNTRKAQIEQEPELFKKLNNDIWEFRTLYQDYSIDFLNLGQNFFN